The genomic interval AAAAAATCAAACAACCACTCGTACTCGGCTATATTCTTGCCGGCTTATTAGTTGGCCCTCATATTAATTTTATCCCTACCGTTACCGACAATGAAAGTATCCATATCTGGGCAGAAATCGGTGTTATCTTTTTACTGTTTAGTCTCGGGCTGGAGTTCAGTTTCAAGAAGCTCGTTAAAGTAGGCGGATCAGCTTCTATCACAGCTATTGTCGAAGTCGTTTGTATGCTGCTCATCGGGTTTGTTGCGGGGAAAGCGATGGGCTGGAAAACGATGGATAGTATTTTCCTCGGCGGGATTCTATCCGTTTCCTCGACAACGATCATCATCCGTGCCTTTGAAGAGCTCGGTGTTAAACATAAAAAATTCGCAGGCCTGGTTTTCGGTGTCCTGATTGTAGAAGACCTGGTTGCCATCCTTTTACTTGTCCTGCTCTCTACGCTTGCCGTGAGTCAGCAATTTGCCGGAGCAGAGATGTTTTTCTCTATCCTGAAGCTATTATTCTTCCTGATCCTGTGGTTTATCGGTGGTATCTTCCTGGTTCCTACTTTCCTGAAGGCCACAAAAAAGCTCATGAATGATGAGACTATGCTGATTGTTTCCATCGCTTTATGTCTGCTGATGGTTTTACTTGCCGTTAAAGTCGGGTTTTCCCCTGCTCTTGGTGCATTTATCATGGGCTCTATTCTTGCCGAAACCACGCAAGCAGAGAAAATTGAGCACCTGACTAAATCTGTAAAAGATCTTTTTGCCGCTATATTCTTTGTCTCTGTAGGGATGCTGATTGATCCGCGGATACTGATTGACTATGCGGTTCCTATCCTGATCATTACTATCGCTACCGTTCTGGGAAAATTCCTGAGTTCAGGCTTAGGCGCATTACTATCAGGCCAGCCCTTAAAAACCTCCGTACAAACCGGGATGAGCTTAGCTCAGATCGGTGAATTCTCCTTTATTATAGCGACACTCGGGCTCACGCTGAAAGTAACCAGTGATTTCCTATACCCAATTGCAGTAGCTGTTTCTGCAATTACGACCTTTACCACCCCCTACCTGATCAAGGCATCGGAGCCCTTTTACCTGTTCCTGGAGCGTACCCTTCCAAAAAGCTGGGTGGCTGCCATCAACAGATACAGTTCCAGTACTGCAGGAATCACGACGATGAGCGACTGGAAAACATTATTAAAGTCATATACCTTCAATACGATTATTCACTCTGTAATTCTCATTGCCATTATCTTTTTAGGTTCCCGGTATCTGCACCCATTTATCACCAAAAACCTGATTAATGGCAATAAAGGCATCATTATCAGCCTGATTATTTCCCTGATCATTATGGCCCCTTTTTTATGGGCGCTGGCCATCCGGAGAATCGAACGGAAAGCACACTCCCACTTATGGCTGAATAAAAAATACACCCGCGGGCCACTCATCGCACTGGAAGTACTAAGGGTTGCCCTGGCTATATTTGCCGTATGTTTCCTGATTTTCCAATTCTATAATACCTGGGTTGCGATGGTTATTGCTCTCATCCTGATTGTTAGCGGAATGATTATTTTCAGCAGGAAACTACAGGCCTTTTATGACCGTTTAGAACACCGCTTCCTCTACAACCTGAACGCAAGAGAAGAGCAGAATAAACAACCAGAAATATTACCCTGGGATACCCACTTAACAGAATTGACCATCGCTCCGGAATCAGCCCTTGTTGGAAAATCACTGATTGAATTGGCTGTAAGAGAAAAATACGGTGTAAACATTGCACTGATTGAAAGAGGTAATATGATGATCCCTACCCCCGGACGTGATGAGCGGCTGTATCCAAACGACAAAGTGATGCTGATCGGTACAGATGATCAGCTGGCAGCAGTAGGAGAACTTTTCAAAGGCACTAACAATGATAACCAGGAAAGTGCTTTCCCTAAAAAGGATATGACTCTTCAAAAAATAGTCATCAATGCCTCTTCCCCGGTATTTGCTCAAACCATCCGCGAATCCGGTATCCGGGAAAAAACGCAGGGCCTGGTCGTTGGCATCGAGAGAAATGGCATCCGTATCCTCAATCCCGATTCAGATCTCGTGTTTGAGAATGAGGATATCGTATGGATTGTAGGGAACAATAAAAAGATCCCCGACCTGCTCAGGAAAGTTTAAACTAATTAATTTTCTGTTTGTTCAATTAAACAACTAGATTCGTTAAGCCTGATTCTTGCCTGAAAACAGGATTCAGGCTCAACTGCTAACCAATGAAGATAGACCAGGAAAAGAGTGACTTTTTAGATGAAATGCTTGACCACTGGCAGGAAGAGAACCTGCTCACCCCTGCCGACATCCAAAAGCTGAAAGCCAGCTATGAGACGAAGTCATTTGATTGGCGAAGGCTGGCCCAATACTCTTTCTGGGTGGCGATGGCCTGCGGTGTAATCTCCCTTGGAGCGCTATTAATAGACAATAAATTCCTCGACTACTTAAAAAAACTTTACGACACCCCTGACAGTATGATCAGTCTGCTCTCTGCCGCAGCGGCGGGTATTCTCTATAAAATAAGCTTTACCAGAAAGAAGACCATGCCGATGAAGGTATTCAGTAATGATGCCCTTATTTTCACTGCCGTCATGCTCACTGCCAATGCCATTGCCTACCTCGGTAAAACCTTCGATAAAGGGGACGGGCACTTCTCCATCCTGATTCTGCTCTCGGTATTCATCTACGGCATATTGGCTTACCTCTTTAAATCCCGCCTCATCTGGATCTTCGTCCTGATTTCCCTTGGCGCCTGGTTTGGAACAGAAACCGGCTATATGTCCCGTGATAACCTCTACTTTCTCGGCATGAATTACCCTTTGCGTTTTGTCGCCTTCGGGCTTGCCCTCACTGCAATCTCACTATCCCTGAAGAACGTAAAATTCTTCAGCCTATTTTACGATACCACTTACATCTGCGGGATGGTCTACCTGTTCGTATCCCTGTGGCTGATCTCCGTATTCGGTAATTTCGGCACCCTTGACAAATGGTATGCCATCAAGCAAATCAGTCTTTTCTACTGGGCTATCATTTCGGCTGTAGCCTGCGTAGCCAGTATTTTCACCGGCCTTAAATATCGTGACGACATTGCCCGTGAATTCGGGATCACTTTCCTGTTTATCAACCTTTACACCCGCTACTTTGAATACTTCTGGGACAGCTGGCATAAGGCCCTTTTCTTTAGTGTTCTCGCTGCCTCCTTCTGGCTGATCGGCCGGAAAGCCGAAAAGATCTGGAACGTTGAATTCCTGAAAAAATAGCAGAACAACCAAGAAACGCCCCACTAATGAACAACCAAAGTAAAAAAAGGAAAGACCTCCTCCTGCTCACCTTATGTCTGATCCTATCCCTATGCACTAGATCAACCCAATTAATCGCCCAGGAAAAAAGTGCAGACAGCTTAAAAGGAGACTTTGCGATATTCATGAAGCTATTAAAAAACAGCTATCCATCCCTCTACCGGTATAACAGCCAATCAAAAATGGATGCCATTCTCAATAGTACCTATAACTCGATCCAGCCAAACACTACAGATTTCGAATTCTACAGACTCTTAAAAAAGACATTAAGCACTATTAAAGACGGTCACCTGTACTGTAGTCTGCCACCAGCCCTGCAAAAATACCGCGAAGAAAAGGCCAGGTTCTTTCCACTGAAACTTTATTTCACAGACCACCACACCTATCTGACAAAACCCATCAACAATGAAATACCCATAGGTTCAGCAATACTGTCCATCAACAATCAGCCAATCCAGGCGATCAGAAAAGATGTAATGCAATACATCGTTTCTGACGGAGATATTCAGACTAAAAAACAGAAAATATTAAATGATTTCTTTTACTTCTACTATTACTTATCCCAAGGTGAACAGCCCCTTTACACCATTAAAACTAAAACTCCTGACGGAGCCATAAAGGAAATCAAAATTGCCGGAAAGCCAGAAAAAGAGCTCGCAGAGAATGAAAAAGAAAACGAACCTGTAAAACATCTGCAATTAACAATCAAAGCCAATAACACAGCTATCCTAACCATCAAAAGCTTTGAAAAATCACAACTGGAAACAACCGGAGAAAACTTACCCGGGTTCCTGAAAAAGTCTTTTGCTGCCCTTCACCAAAAAGGAATACAAAAACTAATCATAGACCTGAGGGGAAACGGAGGAGGCAGAGATACCTATGGCCCACTACTCTATTCTTACTTAACACAACAGCCATTTCAATACTATAAGAGTTTGACGACGGCCACAGCAAACCTACCATACGAACAATTTAAAAGTAGCCTCTCCTCCTACAATAACCTCAACAAAGAGATGCTATTAAAAACCAGCCCCCACATCTACCAATTAAAAAACGCAGCTCACCCTAACTTACAATATACCGCCCCCCAACCAAACAATTACAAAGGAAAGCTTTGGCTCTTAACCGATGGCTTATCATTTTCAACAACAGCAGAATTCTGTGCTATTGTATCCAGTAACAACCGCGGGAAATTTATAGGAGAAGAGACCGGGGGCACTTATGAAGGCAATACATCCGGCGTACAAATAGAGTCTGCTCTACCTCACAGTAAAATCCAAATTTCCTTCGGTACCGTTAAATACAACATGTCCGTAAAGCCCTCAAAAAAATCAGCAAGAGGAATCATACCCCAGTACAAAATCCAGCAAGACATCAGTGGCAAAGCAGATAGTCAATTAAACTATGCGCTGAAACTAACCAAACAATAATTGGGATTAATCACCCAACAAGCAAACCTGATAGCAAACCCACAAGCAAACCTGATAGCAATCCAACAAGTAAACCTGATAGCAATCCAACAAGTAAACCTGATAGCAATCCAACAAGTAAACCTATTAGCAATCCAACAAGTAAACCTGATAGCGATCCAACAAGCAAACCTATTAGCAATCCAACAAGCAAACCTATTAGCAATCCAACAAGTAAACCTATTAGCAATCCAACAAGTAAACCTATTAGCAATCCAACAAGCAAACCTGATAGCAATCCAACAAGCAAACCTGATAGCAATCCAACAAGCAAACCTGATAGCAATCCAACAAGTAAACCTGATAGCAATCCAACAAGTAAACCTATTAGCAATCCAACAAGTAAACCTATTAGCAATCCAACAAGCAAACCTGATAGCAATCCAACAAGCAAACCTATTAGCAATCCAACAAGCAAACCTATTAGCAATCCAACAAGTAAACCTATTAGCAATCCAACAAGTAAACCTATTAGCAATCCAACAAGCAAACCTGATAGCAATCCAACAAGCAAACCTATTAGCAATCCAACAAGCAAACCTGATAGCAATCCAACAAGTAAACCAACCGCGTCGTCAAACTCGTCATCCTTGTAGTGCAGTCCTATTGTTAACCCATAAAACCTTACGTATCGAAAATAAAAAAACCTGGTATGTATTTTCCAGACCTCATTCCCGTTCGGGGAATGCCAGTCGGAAAACACATACCAGGTTTTTTTATTTCCCTAAGTACACGAGCCCCAGTTTAACAATATGATAAGCGGAAAGAGCGAAGAACAATAACGCGATTGCCCTATTGACCATATAACTACTTAAAGCAAATTTAGTTTGAATATATTGAGCAAACCTTGCAAAACCATATAAAGCTACAGCAGCGCCAATCCCAGACCCGATACTAAACACCGTCAACGACAAATATCCAACATCAATCCACTCATGAGAAATCAAGTACGTCCCCACAAATAACCAATAAGGAATCTGCATTGGATTAAGCACACCAAGTAACATCCCGTACCTGATACTATCCTTTTTAGAATAATCAGCCTTTGGCATTTCCTTTCTCGACCGCCACGTGATCACCCCCAGTACCGTGAACATCACAATCATGACTACATCAATATAATTGCCCACTTTGATCTCGCTCGACAACCACTGCACAAACCTCATTACACCAAACGTGAACAAAACTTCTACCGCAGAAAAAGCCAGGATAAAATACAAAGCCTGTTTTATCCCGCGTGTAATAGTAATCTGTACCACCGTAAGGTTGATATTTCCAGGCGGAATATACCCTATCGAATTTAGAATTATTCCGAGGAATAAGGTTAGAAAAAGCATGCGCTAATATAAAAATTTAATTGATCCGTATAAATTGTTCAAAAAAAGAGCTGATGAATAAACACCAGCCCTTAAAAAATCATGATTAAACCAAAGAAGGCTTTAAATGCGGCAGTAAATACTTTGCAGTATAAGAACCCTTTGTACCAATCAGATCCTCAGGCGTTCCCTCAAAAACGACACTCCCACCACCATCACCACCCTCAGGCCCGATATCTATCACCCAATCCGCAGACTTGATCATATCCATATTATGCTCGATCACTAAAATCGTATTTCCCTGCTCAATCAATGTATTCAAAGCAATCAACAATTTCTTAATATCATGAAAATGCAAACCAGTAGTGGGCTCATCAAAAATAAACATCGTTTTACTCGCGCTATTTCCCTTAATTAAGAACGAAGCCAACTTGATCCGTTGCGCCTCACCACCAGACAAAGTATTAGAACTCTGTCCTAAATGAACATACCCTAACCCAACATCAACAAGCGGCTGTAACTTATTTAAAATCTTAGTCTCATTCTTAAAAAACCCTACAGCCTCATCAATCGTTAAATCCAGGATATCAGCCACATTCTTATCCTGATAAGTAATATCAAGAATCTGCTGCTTGAACCTGCGGCCACCACAAGCCTCACAAGGCAAGTAAATATCCGCCATGAACTGCATCTCAATCTTCACCTCACCCTCACCCTGGCAAACATCACAACGGCCACCCTCCACATTGAAAGAAAA from Pedobacter sp. WC2423 carries:
- a CDS encoding cation:proton antiporter; the protein is MLHLPVLITDLGLILAAAGITTLLFKKIKQPLVLGYILAGLLVGPHINFIPTVTDNESIHIWAEIGVIFLLFSLGLEFSFKKLVKVGGSASITAIVEVVCMLLIGFVAGKAMGWKTMDSIFLGGILSVSSTTIIIRAFEELGVKHKKFAGLVFGVLIVEDLVAILLLVLLSTLAVSQQFAGAEMFFSILKLLFFLILWFIGGIFLVPTFLKATKKLMNDETMLIVSIALCLLMVLLAVKVGFSPALGAFIMGSILAETTQAEKIEHLTKSVKDLFAAIFFVSVGMLIDPRILIDYAVPILIITIATVLGKFLSSGLGALLSGQPLKTSVQTGMSLAQIGEFSFIIATLGLTLKVTSDFLYPIAVAVSAITTFTTPYLIKASEPFYLFLERTLPKSWVAAINRYSSSTAGITTMSDWKTLLKSYTFNTIIHSVILIAIIFLGSRYLHPFITKNLINGNKGIIISLIISLIIMAPFLWALAIRRIERKAHSHLWLNKKYTRGPLIALEVLRVALAIFAVCFLIFQFYNTWVAMVIALILIVSGMIIFSRKLQAFYDRLEHRFLYNLNAREEQNKQPEILPWDTHLTELTIAPESALVGKSLIELAVREKYGVNIALIERGNMMIPTPGRDERLYPNDKVMLIGTDDQLAAVGELFKGTNNDNQESAFPKKDMTLQKIVINASSPVFAQTIRESGIREKTQGLVVGIERNGIRILNPDSDLVFENEDIVWIVGNNKKIPDLLRKV
- a CDS encoding DUF2157 domain-containing protein is translated as MKIDQEKSDFLDEMLDHWQEENLLTPADIQKLKASYETKSFDWRRLAQYSFWVAMACGVISLGALLIDNKFLDYLKKLYDTPDSMISLLSAAAAGILYKISFTRKKTMPMKVFSNDALIFTAVMLTANAIAYLGKTFDKGDGHFSILILLSVFIYGILAYLFKSRLIWIFVLISLGAWFGTETGYMSRDNLYFLGMNYPLRFVAFGLALTAISLSLKNVKFFSLFYDTTYICGMVYLFVSLWLISVFGNFGTLDKWYAIKQISLFYWAIISAVACVASIFTGLKYRDDIAREFGITFLFINLYTRYFEYFWDSWHKALFFSVLAASFWLIGRKAEKIWNVEFLKK
- a CDS encoding S41 family peptidase, producing MKLLKNSYPSLYRYNSQSKMDAILNSTYNSIQPNTTDFEFYRLLKKTLSTIKDGHLYCSLPPALQKYREEKARFFPLKLYFTDHHTYLTKPINNEIPIGSAILSINNQPIQAIRKDVMQYIVSDGDIQTKKQKILNDFFYFYYYLSQGEQPLYTIKTKTPDGAIKEIKIAGKPEKELAENEKENEPVKHLQLTIKANNTAILTIKSFEKSQLETTGENLPGFLKKSFAALHQKGIQKLIIDLRGNGGGRDTYGPLLYSYLTQQPFQYYKSLTTATANLPYEQFKSSLSSYNNLNKEMLLKTSPHIYQLKNAAHPNLQYTAPQPNNYKGKLWLLTDGLSFSTTAEFCAIVSSNNRGKFIGEETGGTYEGNTSGVQIESALPHSKIQISFGTVKYNMSVKPSKKSARGIIPQYKIQQDISGKADSQLNYALKLTKQ
- a CDS encoding LysE family transporter is translated as MLFLTLFLGIILNSIGYIPPGNINLTVVQITITRGIKQALYFILAFSAVEVLFTFGVMRFVQWLSSEIKVGNYIDVVMIVMFTVLGVITWRSRKEMPKADYSKKDSIRYGMLLGVLNPMQIPYWLFVGTYLISHEWIDVGYLSLTVFSIGSGIGAAVALYGFARFAQYIQTKFALSSYMVNRAIALLFFALSAYHIVKLGLVYLGK